A region of Plantactinospora sp. BC1 DNA encodes the following proteins:
- the glmM gene encoding phosphoglucosamine mutase, which translates to MGRLFGTDGVRGRANADLTPELSLAVAVAAAQTLAESDRSHPPLAVVGRDTRASGEMLEAAVVAGLTSAGANVVRVGVLPTPGVAFLVGEAKADLGVMLSASHNPMPDNGIKLFAAGGHKLPDDVELKIEAAVEANGSAGWQRPTGAGVGRVHDLLDGAEHYIQHLVGTIPHRLDGLKVVVDCANGAASEVAPVAYREAGAEVIAIHAEPDGLNINDDCGSQHLDNLRAAVAEHGADLGIAHDGDADRCLAVTADGSEVDGDQIMAILALAMREAGTLTQDTLVATVMSNLGLRLAMSAAGIRLVETKVGDRYVLEELRASGLALGGEQSGHLVLPAYATTGDGILTGLHLMSRVAATGRTLAELASVLTKLPQVLINVPVADRTVGAGAPGVLGAVQRAEAELGETGRVLLRPSGTEPLVRVMVEAATVELAQEIAERIAAEVRTASPVPA; encoded by the coding sequence ATGGGGCGGCTGTTCGGCACTGACGGCGTACGCGGACGCGCGAACGCCGACCTCACCCCCGAGTTGTCACTCGCGGTCGCGGTCGCGGCCGCGCAGACTCTCGCCGAGTCCGACCGGAGCCATCCACCGCTCGCGGTGGTCGGCCGGGACACCCGGGCGAGCGGCGAGATGCTGGAGGCCGCGGTGGTGGCCGGGCTGACCAGCGCCGGGGCCAACGTGGTCCGGGTCGGGGTGCTGCCCACGCCGGGCGTGGCCTTCCTGGTCGGCGAGGCCAAGGCCGACCTCGGGGTGATGCTCTCCGCCTCGCACAACCCGATGCCGGACAACGGCATCAAGCTCTTCGCGGCCGGCGGGCACAAGCTCCCCGACGACGTCGAGTTGAAGATCGAGGCCGCGGTCGAGGCGAACGGTTCGGCCGGCTGGCAGCGGCCGACCGGTGCCGGCGTCGGCCGGGTGCACGACCTGCTCGACGGTGCCGAGCACTACATCCAGCACCTGGTCGGCACGATCCCGCACCGGCTCGACGGGCTCAAGGTCGTCGTCGACTGCGCGAACGGCGCCGCCTCGGAGGTCGCCCCGGTGGCGTACCGGGAGGCCGGTGCCGAGGTGATCGCCATCCACGCCGAGCCGGACGGGCTCAACATCAACGACGACTGCGGGTCGCAGCACCTCGACAACCTGCGGGCCGCCGTGGCGGAGCACGGTGCCGACCTCGGCATCGCGCACGACGGCGACGCCGACCGGTGCCTGGCGGTCACCGCCGACGGCAGCGAGGTGGACGGCGACCAGATCATGGCGATCCTGGCGCTGGCGATGCGGGAGGCCGGGACGCTGACCCAGGACACCCTGGTCGCCACCGTGATGAGCAACCTCGGCCTGCGGCTGGCCATGTCCGCGGCCGGGATCCGGCTGGTCGAGACCAAGGTCGGCGACCGGTACGTGCTGGAGGAGCTGCGCGCCTCCGGGCTGGCGCTCGGCGGCGAGCAGAGCGGGCACCTGGTGCTGCCGGCGTACGCGACCACCGGCGACGGCATCCTCACCGGGCTGCACCTGATGTCCCGGGTGGCGGCCACCGGCCGTACCCTCGCCGAGCTGGCCTCGGTGCTGACCAAGCTGCCGCAGGTGCTGATCAACGTGCCGGTCGCGGACCGGACGGTCGGAGCCGGCGCACCGGGCGTACTCGGCGCGGTGCAGCGGGCCGAGGCCGAGCTGGGCGAGACCGGTCGGGTGCTGCTCCGCCCCTCCGGCACCGAGCCGCTGGTCCGGGTGATGGTCGAGGCGGCCACCGTGGAGCTGGCCCAGGAGATCGCGGAGCGGATCGCCGCCGAGGTGCGTACCGCCAGCCCGGTGCCGGCGTAA
- a CDS encoding ABC transporter ATP-binding protein codes for MTDTGVGVTVTALTKRFSGGELPIVAVDELSLDVAAGSVVALTGPSGSGKSTLLHLVGAIEPADSGSVVVGGQEITRLTRRALAGYRRTVGFVFQRYHLLPALTALDNVLAPVLPYRVGYDRTARARELLDAVGLAGRERALPAQLSGGQQQRVAVARALIGEPALLLADEPTGNLDSTSGGEILDLLLRLRDERGVTILLATHEQHIAARCDRLVRLRDGRVTEDLDLTVGEGPAQTLARASQLRL; via the coding sequence ATGACGGACACCGGAGTCGGCGTCACCGTCACCGCGCTGACCAAGCGGTTCTCCGGCGGCGAACTCCCGATCGTCGCGGTGGACGAGCTGTCGCTCGACGTGGCCGCCGGCTCGGTGGTGGCACTGACCGGGCCGAGCGGCTCCGGCAAGTCGACGCTGCTGCACCTGGTCGGCGCGATCGAGCCGGCCGACTCCGGCTCGGTCGTCGTCGGCGGGCAGGAGATCACCCGGCTAACCCGTCGCGCCCTGGCCGGATACCGCCGGACCGTCGGCTTCGTCTTCCAGCGCTACCACCTGCTGCCCGCGCTGACCGCGCTGGACAACGTACTGGCGCCGGTGCTGCCGTACCGGGTCGGCTACGACCGGACGGCCCGGGCCCGGGAACTGCTCGACGCGGTGGGGCTCGCCGGCCGGGAGCGGGCGCTGCCGGCGCAGCTCTCCGGCGGCCAGCAGCAGCGGGTCGCGGTGGCCCGGGCGCTGATCGGCGAGCCGGCGCTGCTGCTCGCGGACGAACCGACCGGCAACCTCGACTCGACCAGCGGCGGCGAGATCCTCGACCTGCTGCTGCGGCTGCGCGACGAGCGGGGCGTCACGATCCTGCTGGCCACCCACGAGCAGCACATCGCCGCCCGGTGCGACCGGCTGGTCCGGCTCCGGGACGGCCGGGTCACCGAGGACCTCGACCTCACCGTCGGCGAGGGGCCGGCGCAGACCCTGGCCCGGGCCAGCCAGCTCCGGCTCTAG
- a CDS encoding FtsX-like permease family protein: MVGFIWRQLRTRLWRSLALLTGVLVATTGFVVLTGTTTTSQLRLNDRVQRETRAAYDILVRPNGTQADLETARGVVRPNYLSGLFGGISMAQYEQVRTVDGVDVAAPVAMLGYSLHEMRAHLDLTDAVDRSLDRQVIRVDPTFLAERGLSRTTGKPRYVYLTRNRLAYPVWEDGGIASAALYTDGRRYPLNACRNGYIVPREILPDGRTEPVCDIGAEPTLTRTSPDTDYTEVVVARLLPDGRFENSPHAPAGIRGTTPTATDRLVLPVRWIVPFLLAAVDPPAEDRLVGLADAVVDGRPLSRDDTTVENRLLGPGHRNVPVLATSRPYLDGRVTASYSRLRPDRVAGLQPGELLAALSGGGEPAGGASADPTTNYRQEMRDAVRQQTGLGSLSPVVQAGPIDYHQLSDGSLRPRAGSPDLPAYRADGPGTYPAPWLAGDVAFRPLRQLGQPSAQTGGGMGWQAVGIFDPERLTSFSALSQVPLETYAPPQAVGADRASREALGDRPLLPSGNPAGYLSSPPLLLTSLAAVPKLLEGGNDPQLAAPISAIRIRVAGVAGYTGAAERQVRQVAERIAARTGLDVDVTFGSSPAPQTVELPAGSFGRPELRLTEGWSSIGVASVIVRAVDRKSVVLFLLVLTVCALFLANAVSAAVRDRRAELAVLACLGWPARRIGAAILGEVALIGLAAGLLSLLLAAPLGALLGVEVGWWRAALAVPVALLVAVVAGAGPAVRAARSHPAGALRPPAAPVRLTRRVRGVLGLAVLNLVRAPGRALLGAAALGIGVAASTVLAAINYAFRDTVLGSLLGDTVSATVRTADTVAATATVLLGAAAVADVLYLNIRDRAGELAALRATGWTESALTRLAAYEGAGIGLLGALAGTAVGLAGAAALIGGLSTGVVLTGVGTAAAGALVACLAALVPAALLRRVPTGHLLAEE, translated from the coding sequence GTGGTCGGATTCATCTGGCGGCAACTGCGGACCCGGCTCTGGCGATCACTCGCCCTGCTGACCGGCGTGCTCGTCGCGACCACCGGCTTCGTCGTGCTGACCGGCACCACCACCACCTCCCAACTGCGCCTGAACGATCGGGTGCAACGCGAGACCCGCGCCGCGTACGACATTCTCGTCCGTCCGAACGGGACACAGGCCGATCTCGAGACGGCGCGGGGTGTCGTCCGGCCCAACTACCTCTCCGGCCTCTTCGGCGGCATCAGCATGGCCCAGTACGAGCAGGTTCGCACGGTCGACGGCGTCGACGTCGCCGCCCCGGTGGCGATGCTCGGCTACTCCCTGCACGAGATGCGGGCCCACCTCGACCTCACCGACGCGGTCGACCGGTCCCTCGACCGGCAGGTGATCCGGGTCGACCCGACCTTCCTGGCCGAACGCGGCCTGTCCCGGACCACCGGCAAGCCCCGGTACGTCTACCTCACCCGCAACCGCCTCGCCTACCCGGTCTGGGAGGACGGCGGCATCGCCAGCGCGGCCCTCTACACCGACGGCCGGCGGTACCCGCTGAACGCCTGCCGGAACGGCTACATCGTGCCCCGGGAGATCCTCCCCGACGGGCGGACCGAGCCGGTCTGCGACATCGGCGCGGAGCCGACCCTCACCCGCACCTCGCCGGACACCGACTACACCGAGGTCGTCGTCGCCCGGCTGCTGCCGGACGGCCGGTTCGAGAACTCGCCGCACGCCCCCGCCGGGATCCGGGGCACCACCCCCACCGCGACCGACCGGCTGGTGTTGCCGGTCCGGTGGATCGTCCCGTTCCTGCTCGCCGCCGTCGACCCGCCCGCCGAGGACCGGCTGGTCGGGTTGGCCGACGCCGTGGTCGACGGCCGGCCGCTGAGCCGGGACGACACGACCGTCGAGAACAGGTTGCTCGGGCCGGGCCACCGGAACGTCCCGGTGCTCGCCACCAGCCGCCCCTACCTGGACGGCAGGGTGACGGCCAGCTACAGCCGGCTGCGCCCGGACCGGGTCGCCGGCCTGCAACCGGGCGAACTGCTGGCCGCGCTGAGCGGTGGCGGCGAGCCGGCCGGCGGCGCGAGCGCCGACCCGACCACCAACTACCGGCAGGAGATGCGCGACGCCGTCCGGCAGCAGACCGGGCTGGGCAGCCTGAGCCCGGTCGTCCAGGCCGGGCCGATCGACTACCACCAACTCTCCGACGGCAGCCTGCGGCCCCGGGCCGGAAGCCCCGACCTGCCGGCGTACCGGGCCGACGGGCCGGGCACCTATCCGGCGCCCTGGCTCGCCGGTGACGTCGCCTTCCGGCCGCTGCGCCAGCTCGGCCAGCCGAGTGCGCAGACCGGGGGCGGGATGGGCTGGCAGGCGGTCGGCATCTTCGACCCGGAACGGCTGACCAGCTTCAGCGCGCTCTCCCAGGTGCCGCTGGAGACGTACGCCCCGCCGCAGGCCGTCGGCGCCGACCGGGCCAGCCGGGAGGCGCTCGGCGACCGTCCGCTGCTGCCCAGCGGAAACCCGGCCGGCTACCTCTCCAGCCCGCCCCTGCTGCTGACCAGCCTCGCCGCCGTACCGAAGCTGCTGGAGGGCGGCAACGACCCGCAACTGGCCGCCCCGATCAGCGCGATCCGGATCCGGGTCGCCGGAGTCGCCGGCTACACCGGGGCGGCGGAACGGCAGGTCCGGCAGGTCGCGGAGCGGATCGCCGCCCGTACCGGACTCGACGTCGACGTCACCTTCGGCTCCTCACCGGCCCCGCAGACCGTCGAGCTGCCCGCCGGCTCGTTCGGCCGGCCCGAGCTGCGGCTCACCGAGGGCTGGTCCTCGATCGGCGTCGCGTCGGTGATCGTCCGGGCGGTGGACCGGAAGAGCGTCGTACTCTTCCTGCTCGTCCTCACCGTCTGCGCGCTCTTCCTCGCCAACGCGGTCTCGGCCGCCGTCCGGGACCGTCGGGCCGAGCTGGCGGTGCTCGCCTGCCTCGGCTGGCCGGCCCGGCGGATCGGCGCGGCGATCCTCGGCGAGGTGGCGCTGATCGGCCTCGCCGCCGGACTGCTGTCGCTGCTCCTCGCCGCCCCGCTCGGCGCCCTGCTCGGCGTCGAGGTGGGCTGGTGGCGGGCGGCGCTGGCCGTACCCGTGGCGCTGCTGGTCGCGGTCGTGGCCGGCGCCGGCCCGGCGGTGCGGGCCGCCCGCTCCCATCCGGCCGGCGCGCTCCGGCCGCCCGCCGCCCCGGTCCGGCTGACCCGACGGGTACGCGGAGTGCTCGGCCTCGCCGTGCTCAACCTGGTCCGGGCACCGGGCCGGGCCCTGCTCGGCGCGGCGGCCCTCGGCATCGGGGTGGCCGCCTCGACGGTGCTCGCCGCGATCAACTACGCCTTCCGGGACACGGTGCTGGGCAGCCTGCTCGGCGACACCGTCTCGGCTACCGTGCGGACCGCCGACACCGTGGCCGCGACCGCCACCGTGCTGCTCGGCGCGGCGGCCGTGGCCGACGTGCTCTACCTGAACATCCGCGACCGGGCCGGCGAGCTGGCGGCACTGCGCGCGACCGGCTGGACGGAGTCCGCGCTGACCCGGCTGGCCGCCTACGAGGGAGCCGGGATCGGCCTGCTCGGCGCGCTGGCCGGTACGGCGGTCGGGCTGGCCGGCGCCGCCGCGCTGATCGGCGGGCTCTCCACCGGAGTCGTCCTCACCGGGGTCGGTACCGCCGCCGCCGGTGCGCTCGTCGCCTGCCTGGCGGCGCTCGTCCCGGCGGCACTGCTGCGCCGGGTCCCCACCGGCCACCTGCTAGCCGAGGAGTAA
- a CDS encoding PadR family transcriptional regulator, producing the protein MAIQHAVLALLADGPSYGYELKGAFETAVGPQWGSLNIGHLYQILDRLARDELVRAERQAQPVKPDRVVYEITPAGRTELARWLAEPSPRSGGFRDDFFLKVTAAARSGSADVVRTVLANQRGYLLRELRNLGTLRREATDPVVELLLSAASRHVEADLAFLDDAETGLLDGARIRIPSARTAGADAVPGALPDGRAAGLAEGA; encoded by the coding sequence ATGGCCATCCAGCATGCGGTACTCGCGTTGCTCGCCGACGGCCCGAGTTACGGATACGAGCTGAAGGGTGCCTTCGAGACGGCCGTCGGTCCACAGTGGGGGTCGCTGAACATCGGCCACCTCTACCAGATCCTCGACCGGCTGGCCCGGGACGAACTGGTCCGGGCCGAACGGCAGGCGCAGCCGGTCAAGCCGGACCGGGTGGTCTACGAGATCACCCCCGCCGGCCGGACCGAACTGGCCAGGTGGCTGGCCGAGCCGAGCCCGCGCAGCGGCGGCTTCCGGGACGACTTCTTCCTCAAGGTCACCGCCGCCGCCCGCTCCGGCTCCGCCGACGTGGTGCGTACCGTGCTCGCCAACCAGCGCGGCTATCTGCTGCGCGAGCTGCGCAACCTCGGCACGCTGCGCCGGGAGGCGACCGACCCGGTGGTCGAGCTGCTGCTCTCGGCCGCGAGCCGGCACGTCGAGGCGGATCTGGCCTTTCTCGACGACGCCGAGACGGGCCTGCTCGACGGCGCCCGGATCCGGATCCCGTCCGCGCGGACGGCCGGCGCCGATGCCGTACCCGGGGCGCTGCCCGACGGTCGCGCAGCCGGCCTGGCGGAGGGCGCCTGA
- a CDS encoding pyridoxal phosphate-dependent aminotransferase, with protein sequence MTTTTDSDPLVRRMRPFGTTIFAEMSALAVRTGAVNLGQGFPDTDGPPEMLAAAVAALRGGQNQYPPGPGVPALRAAVAAHQRRFWGLEYDPDGQVLITAGATEAIAAAILGLCEAGDEVVCFEPYYDSYAASIALAGAVRRPVTLRPVDGGRYAFDPAELRAAFGPRTRLVLLNSPHNPTGKVFDADELALIARLCQEHDTIAVTDEVYEHLVFTDAGSPHVPLATLPGMWERTLRISSAGKTFSCTGWKIGWASGPAPLVAATMRVKQFLTFTGGAPLQPAVAVALALPDDYYHGYRADLQARRDQLSAGLVEAGFEVLVPEGTYFVTADITALGGRDGVEFCRSLPERCGVVAVPTQVFYDHVEAGRRLVRFAFCKRPEVLAEAVTRLRTLGGAPA encoded by the coding sequence GTGACGACGACAACCGACTCCGATCCCCTGGTCCGCCGGATGCGCCCGTTCGGCACCACCATCTTCGCGGAGATGTCGGCGCTGGCGGTGCGCACCGGCGCGGTCAACCTCGGCCAGGGCTTTCCGGACACGGACGGGCCGCCCGAGATGCTGGCCGCCGCGGTGGCGGCGCTGCGCGGCGGGCAGAACCAGTACCCGCCCGGTCCGGGCGTTCCGGCGCTGCGCGCCGCCGTCGCCGCACACCAGCGCCGGTTCTGGGGACTGGAGTACGACCCGGACGGGCAGGTGCTGATCACGGCCGGGGCGACCGAGGCGATCGCGGCGGCGATCCTCGGGCTCTGCGAGGCCGGCGACGAGGTGGTCTGCTTCGAGCCGTACTACGACTCGTACGCCGCCTCGATCGCCCTGGCCGGGGCGGTCCGGCGGCCGGTCACGCTCCGCCCGGTCGACGGCGGCCGGTACGCCTTCGACCCGGCGGAGCTGCGCGCCGCGTTCGGGCCGCGGACCCGGCTGGTGCTGCTCAACTCGCCGCACAACCCGACCGGCAAGGTCTTCGACGCCGACGAGCTGGCGCTGATCGCCCGGCTGTGCCAGGAGCACGACACCATCGCGGTCACCGACGAGGTCTACGAGCACCTGGTCTTCACCGACGCCGGCAGCCCGCACGTCCCGCTGGCGACCCTGCCGGGCATGTGGGAACGCACCCTGCGGATCTCGTCGGCGGGCAAGACCTTCTCCTGCACCGGCTGGAAGATCGGTTGGGCCAGTGGCCCGGCGCCGCTGGTGGCGGCGACGATGCGGGTCAAGCAGTTCCTCACCTTCACCGGCGGGGCACCGCTGCAACCGGCGGTCGCGGTGGCCCTGGCGCTGCCGGACGACTACTACCACGGTTACCGGGCCGACCTCCAGGCGCGGCGGGACCAGCTCTCGGCCGGGCTGGTCGAGGCCGGTTTCGAGGTGCTGGTCCCGGAGGGGACGTACTTCGTCACCGCCGACATCACCGCGTTGGGCGGGCGGGACGGGGTGGAGTTCTGCCGCTCGCTGCCGGAGCGCTGCGGGGTGGTCGCCGTGCCGACCCAGGTCTTCTACGACCACGTCGAGGCGGGGCGGCGGCTGGTCCGGTTCGCCTTCTGCAAGCGCCCGGAGGTGCTGGCCGAGGCGGTGACCCGGCTGCGCACGCTCGGCGGCGCCCCGGCCTGA
- a CDS encoding MmpS family transport accessory protein has protein sequence MTDSPPPHNPYDPSAEHEPPTTKFGPPQQPRPENPAEEEDDAPTTRYAPPQPPQPAQPSSYGQPAQPTTYGQPPAQPGGYGQPPQPGPYGQPAWGQPPQSAGYGQPQQPNPYAPPQQPGPGQPPAPAYGAGPAYPPQSGPPATPYPTSGAPNQQDAGYGVYPPQSGPPQSAPPGTDPYAAAGAGGYPGYGQPGQPGQPGYPGGPYPPAPPKKSNKTMIIVIVAVVVVVLVACVGLCLGPLSFMDQLRKSVETSLDATPPPSTSDSQDGGNPGSGGQTVVYEVTGDGRVALSYIDGAGKQVHLPSVDLPWKKEVKLPEDELKTVVAIRTGGGSGDISCKITVDGKSTASKTASGNYATLTCSDFGI, from the coding sequence ATGACCGACTCGCCGCCCCCGCACAACCCGTACGACCCCTCCGCCGAGCACGAGCCGCCGACGACGAAGTTCGGCCCGCCGCAGCAGCCCCGTCCGGAGAACCCGGCCGAGGAGGAGGACGACGCCCCGACGACGAGGTACGCCCCGCCGCAGCCGCCCCAGCCCGCGCAGCCGTCCAGCTACGGACAGCCGGCGCAGCCGACCACGTACGGCCAGCCCCCGGCCCAGCCGGGCGGTTACGGACAGCCGCCCCAACCCGGCCCGTACGGGCAGCCCGCCTGGGGCCAGCCGCCGCAGTCGGCCGGGTACGGCCAGCCGCAGCAGCCGAACCCGTACGCCCCGCCGCAGCAGCCCGGCCCGGGCCAGCCGCCGGCCCCGGCCTACGGTGCCGGCCCGGCGTACCCGCCGCAGTCCGGCCCACCAGCCACGCCATACCCGACCAGCGGGGCGCCGAACCAGCAGGACGCCGGTTACGGCGTCTACCCGCCGCAGTCCGGCCCGCCGCAGTCCGCCCCGCCCGGCACCGACCCCTACGCGGCGGCCGGTGCCGGCGGCTACCCCGGTTACGGACAGCCGGGACAGCCCGGACAGCCGGGCTACCCGGGCGGGCCGTACCCGCCGGCACCGCCGAAGAAGAGCAACAAGACCATGATCATCGTGATCGTGGCCGTGGTGGTGGTCGTGCTGGTCGCCTGCGTCGGGCTCTGCCTCGGCCCGCTGTCCTTCATGGACCAGCTGCGGAAGTCGGTGGAGACCAGCCTGGACGCGACTCCGCCACCGTCCACCTCGGACAGTCAGGATGGCGGCAACCCGGGCAGCGGCGGCCAGACGGTCGTCTACGAGGTGACCGGCGACGGCCGGGTGGCGCTCTCCTACATCGACGGCGCCGGCAAGCAGGTGCACCTGCCGTCGGTCGACCTTCCGTGGAAGAAGGAGGTCAAGCTTCCCGAGGACGAGCTGAAGACGGTGGTGGCGATCCGCACCGGCGGCGGCTCCGGCGACATCTCCTGCAAGATCACGGTCGACGGGAAGTCCACCGCCTCGAAGACCGCCAGCGGCAACTACGCGACCCTCACCTGCTCGGATTTCGGGATCTGA
- the glmS gene encoding glutamine--fructose-6-phosphate transaminase (isomerizing), whose product MCGIVGYAGARPALSIVLDGLRRLEYRGYDSAGVAVVAEGELLTEKKAGKLANLEKALAERSADDDAVPGIGAGTTGIGHTRWATHGGPTDRNAHPHRATDGRVAVIHNGIIENFAKLRAELEADGVEFTSDTDTECAAHLLAGELSRLRAAGEADGPALLAAAMRQVCQRLEGAFTLLAVDAAIPGAVVGARRNSPLVVGRGAGENYLASDVSAFIEHTREAVELGQDQVVLITADAIEITDFAGAPAAGKDFHIDWDASAAEKGGYDYFMLKEIAEQPQAIADTLLGRLKENGEIVLDEVRLSDQDLRDVDKVFIVACGTAYHAGMVAKYAIEHWTRIPCEVELASEFRYRDPVLDRSTLVVAISQSGETMDTLMALRHAKEQKARVLAICNTNGSTIPRESDAVLYTHGGPEVAVASTKAFLTQLVACYLIGLHLAQVRGIKYADEVAAVVDQLQEMPDKLRELLAGIEPIRDLARDLKAAPTVLFIGRHVGFPVALEGALKLKELAYMHAEGFAAGELKHGPIALIDQGTPVVCIVPSPAGRGMLHDKIVSNIQEIRARGARTIVIAEAGDEAVTPYADHLIYVPRTPTLLAPLVTTVPLQVLACEIAAARGHDVDQPRNLAKSVTVE is encoded by the coding sequence ATGTGCGGAATCGTGGGTTACGCCGGCGCCAGGCCGGCGCTGAGCATCGTGCTGGACGGGTTGCGGCGGCTGGAGTACCGCGGCTACGACTCGGCCGGCGTGGCGGTCGTCGCCGAGGGTGAGCTGCTGACCGAGAAGAAGGCCGGCAAGCTGGCCAACCTGGAGAAGGCGCTGGCCGAACGGTCGGCGGACGACGACGCGGTGCCTGGCATCGGCGCCGGTACCACCGGCATCGGGCACACCCGGTGGGCCACCCACGGCGGGCCCACCGACCGCAACGCGCACCCGCACCGGGCCACCGACGGCCGGGTGGCGGTGATCCACAACGGCATCATCGAGAACTTCGCCAAACTCCGCGCCGAGCTGGAGGCCGACGGCGTCGAGTTCACCAGCGACACCGACACCGAGTGCGCGGCGCACCTGCTCGCCGGTGAGCTGTCCCGGCTGCGCGCCGCCGGTGAAGCCGACGGGCCGGCGCTGCTGGCCGCCGCGATGCGCCAGGTCTGCCAGCGGCTGGAGGGCGCCTTCACGCTGCTCGCGGTCGACGCCGCGATCCCCGGCGCGGTGGTCGGGGCCCGGCGCAACTCGCCGCTGGTGGTCGGGCGCGGGGCCGGGGAGAACTACCTGGCCAGCGACGTCTCCGCGTTCATCGAGCACACCCGGGAAGCGGTCGAGCTGGGCCAGGACCAGGTCGTACTGATCACCGCCGACGCCATCGAGATCACCGACTTCGCCGGTGCACCCGCCGCCGGCAAGGACTTCCACATCGACTGGGACGCCTCGGCCGCCGAGAAGGGCGGCTACGACTACTTCATGCTGAAGGAGATCGCCGAGCAGCCGCAGGCGATCGCCGACACCCTGCTGGGCCGGCTCAAGGAGAACGGGGAGATCGTCCTCGACGAGGTCCGCCTCTCCGACCAGGACCTGCGGGACGTGGACAAGGTCTTCATCGTCGCCTGTGGCACGGCGTACCACGCCGGGATGGTGGCGAAGTACGCCATCGAGCACTGGACCAGGATTCCCTGCGAGGTGGAGCTGGCCAGCGAGTTCCGCTACCGCGACCCGGTCCTCGACCGGTCCACCCTGGTGGTGGCGATCTCCCAGTCCGGCGAGACCATGGACACCCTGATGGCGCTGCGGCACGCCAAGGAGCAGAAGGCCCGGGTGCTGGCGATCTGCAACACCAACGGCTCCACCATCCCGCGCGAGTCCGACGCGGTGCTCTACACCCACGGCGGGCCCGAGGTGGCGGTCGCCTCCACCAAGGCGTTCCTCACCCAGTTGGTGGCCTGCTACCTGATCGGCCTGCACCTGGCCCAGGTGCGCGGCATCAAGTACGCCGACGAGGTGGCCGCGGTGGTCGACCAGCTCCAGGAGATGCCGGACAAGCTGCGGGAGCTGCTCGCCGGCATCGAGCCGATCCGCGACCTGGCCCGGGACCTCAAGGCGGCGCCGACGGTGCTCTTCATCGGCCGGCACGTCGGCTTCCCGGTCGCCCTGGAGGGCGCGCTCAAGCTCAAGGAACTCGCCTACATGCACGCTGAGGGGTTCGCGGCCGGCGAGTTGAAGCACGGCCCGATCGCCCTGATCGACCAGGGCACCCCGGTGGTCTGCATCGTGCCCTCCCCGGCCGGGCGGGGCATGCTGCACGACAAGATCGTCTCCAACATCCAGGAGATCCGGGCCCGGGGCGCCCGGACCATCGTGATCGCCGAGGCGGGCGACGAGGCGGTGACGCCGTACGCGGACCACCTGATCTACGTACCGCGCACCCCGACCCTGCTGGCCCCGCTGGTGACCACGGTGCCGTTGCAGGTGCTCGCCTGCGAGATCGCCGCCGCCCGGGGGCACGACGTCGACCAGCCGCGCAACCTGGCCAAGTCGGTCACCGTGGAGTGA
- a CDS encoding holo-ACP synthase, producing MIVAVGIDVVLVDRFARALARTPLLADRLFTGAERVTGSGNPRSAESLAARFAAKEAVAKALGAPAGLHWHDCEVVSDPDGRPWLTVSGTVAAAATERGVQRWHLSLSHDGGIASAMVVAER from the coding sequence GTGATCGTCGCAGTCGGCATCGACGTCGTACTGGTCGATCGGTTCGCCCGGGCGCTCGCACGCACCCCGCTGCTGGCCGATCGACTCTTCACCGGGGCGGAGCGGGTCACCGGGTCGGGCAACCCACGCTCGGCCGAGTCGCTCGCCGCCCGGTTCGCCGCCAAGGAGGCGGTGGCCAAGGCGTTGGGCGCACCGGCCGGGCTGCACTGGCACGACTGCGAGGTGGTCTCCGACCCGGACGGGCGGCCGTGGCTGACCGTCTCCGGCACGGTCGCGGCCGCCGCCACCGAGCGCGGGGTGCAGCGCTGGCACCTGTCGCTGTCCCACGACGGCGGGATCGCCTCGGCGATGGTGGTGGCCGAGCGATGA